The genomic DNA CACTTCAAGAGATtcaaaattaagaattaatttagATATAATTGTACCTACAATATCTTGTGATGGTAggtgtaaattattttataaatataaatgcattatGAGTAATACTGacatgtatattaaattaagtGTATTGCAGTTTTATCAATAGATGCAATGGACACAACAGGTGAACAGCATTTACAAATAgagcataatatatttaaaagacgCTTAGACTTAAATGGGAAACCTATAGAAGATCCACAAAGGACAGGTacaaaatatcataaaagttttaaaatatttaagttaaataatataaatttaatacctttttcttcattttattatagACATTACTGACACAAAAGCACGTAGTAAAACAACAGAAAAGGTAACTGAATTATATGACTCTTATAGATCTGTTTTTACAATATAAGTTTTAAGACTTATACTAAAACATAACTTTTTCCATAGACAGTAGAAAGCACTACTGAGAAAGCATGTGGAGACTGTTATGGAGCTGCTGGTGATATTATCAAGTATagtattacaaaaatttatgtatgtattttatgaaatatccaTCATACAATATCAATTAACTTTGTAGATGTTGTAATACTTGTGAAGATGTAAGAGAAGCCTATAGACTTAAAAATTGGGCACCTCCTGCTCTAGGAATGATAAAGCAATGTAAAAATGACAAATCAGTAGAGAAAATAAAAACTGCCTTTACTCAAGGATGTCAAATCTATGGTTATATGGAAGTAAATAGAGTGGGTGGGAGTTTTCACATTGCACCAGGTGACAGCTTCTCTGTAAACCATGTACAtggtaaatgaaaaaaaatatatcattttttgcataaattaaaGTATGAGTAATAATAttatgatctttattttgattataGTGCATGATGTCAAACCATACACATCAACGCAATTTAACATGACCCACAAGATTCGCCATTTGAGTTTTGGTCTAAACATCCCAGGAAAGACAAACCCTATGGATGATACCACTGTAGTTGCAATGGAAGGTATGGCCTTGCTCcatagaaactttttattaagaaattaacaGAATATCTTGAAATACTACACTTTTTTGTATCCTAAATCTCCAATGTATCAGTCTTCAAATACTAGCATCTTATTCCGCTTCCTATGGCCATGAATGTTCCGAATGTTCCACCACCTTGAATCATCGCTTTTCCAACGTTGTTTATCAATTCCCTTCCTCTTAGTCCATATCTAGCAATAAACACACACCATTAGCTTCTCATTTCAAACTGTCCAGAATTTAATCACCATAAATAAATATGCACCTAACAACAGAATACCCGCCAAACAGAACACCAGATGCCATACCAACACAAAATCCGATCATAAAACCAAGCTTCATCCTATCCCAGCATGAAGGAGCTTGTTGATACATGCCTGGTACGGCCGGCATTTTATTCtacgaatataaatttataaaaacatataactttaACTTTTTTTTAAAGAGATATTTCATGATaaacattaattataatttctcaTTTTAATGACTTTAGTATGTAAAACTAATTTTTAGTCAATCATTTaacgtaaaatttataaaatttctttaacacATTGTGAGCTAATTATTCCTGCCATGATTCgaataaatcatatttatatatttagctTATACacaaaaaaatgtattaacgtTCGTTATAGTTAACATCACTCACGATTTAAGCGTACAACTTTGGATCTTCTGATTAATTTTCGTTTTAATACGATTTTTCGTCTTTTACAACTGGTAAATCCTTAGCACAATTCGCTCGAGCAATGTAAGGAAGATGCCATGTCAGTTTTTCCGTTTACAATGCAAGATGGCTGCTTCTATTTCCGTTCTCTATGACGTCAATGATAATGGCGGACTATTCGATTAATACGTAAATATTTCGATTATGAGAACGTTTTACAGAAAGTTTTTGTActttcaattttgaaatattaaaccaTTAGACTTCATTCAACACacatttgtattaatttgtgTCATTGCAGTTAAAACTCTACTTAGAtattttgttgtttttgtttTAGGTGCGATGATGTTTTATCATTACATCAAAATTGTACCGACGACCTACGTGCGCGCTGATGGTTCCACGTTATTGACAAATCAATTTTCTGTAACTCGACACGCCAGACAAGTGTCCTTGTTTAGCGGCGAATCTGGAATGCCTGGTATATTCTTTAATTATGAATTAAGTCCACTGATGgtaaaatatacagaaaaaGCGAAATCGTTTGGTCATTTCGCAACGAATGCATGTGCAATTATCGGTGGCGTATTTACAGTTGCTGGATTAATAGATTCGCTATTATATCATTCTGTCAGAGCAATACAGAAAAAGATAGAACTGGGCAAATACAATTAAGTTTAGATCAGCTTATAAGTTTGAAGAgtattatagaatatttaaaaatattttgtacgatAGATGATTTGATCTTACACGTCAGTTAAGAAGTAACTTAATCTTTTATCGAGCGTATTattaaaaacatgaaaaaaaaaagaaaatgctgacgtaacaatataaaatttaccAATTTTTTATATTGCCTAAACTTGTATTGACACAACagattaaacatttttgtataagatatataaaactGTACATAAAGGACTATAGAAATATGTAAGAATACCtaatatttaagtaaaatatatacaataaaggTTATACTATTCAACAAAAAGGctgaaaaaatacaaatatttattatggtataattatgtttattttatacattaaaaagTCTTTAGAAAATCATTGTAAGTTTGAATAGATGCTTTTGCAACTTTTTCACAAAACTCACTATCACTACCTTTGACTAAATTTAATAGTGACACATACAATGGTTTTGTAGGATCATATtggtttctttttaattctactAAAAATCTATGTCTTCTTTCAAGCCTGCTTTTTCTACACAATAAAGCCTTTGCTTCCTGGCTTATGATAGTATGTGACAATTCCATATAATTATGGAGGTAATCAAAAGTTTGGACCACATTAGTCCTGgctgtaattaaaataaaacattttcacaTCCAAACAGATAGAATAAATATATTCCCATTAACATATTATTagcattaattattttaattacctCGAATCAAGACTCGTGGTGCCTTAAGCAAAATAAGATGTATTTCTGGCACATTAAAACCCATTTCCTCTTTTATAGCAAAGGTACTCTTTCTTATGCGTTTCATATCATATGTTATAAGCTTTGGACATTTTACTGCTAAATTTCTTGTTTGAGAACCattcattttaaaattattttgaaaatagcCTAATCTACTATCTATCTCTTGTGTCTTGAAAGCCAACCACGAAGGATGTATGTTTACTATTCTTTGTATCATTTGTATGTTAAAGTTACGAGCTCTCAAATACCTTATTCTTGTATGCAGATCATCCAAGTTTTCTTTAAAAACCATAGGATATCTGTTGATGAAGAATCCCAGATTTTCTGATTTTACACCACAATCAGATAAaaattgtatgtatggtttCATATCTCTTTCAAAGTCGAGTTTCAGAAACATTTCTAGTACTTCTTTGTTTGCttctaatttatataattcaacTCCTAATTTAACTAACTGTTGAATTGTATGTGAGTGGTTtgcaaattttgcaaaattataaGTTGCTGTTATATTAGGTCCAATATCAGACAGGTCTTTATTGCAATGATCAAATGGTCCTGGTAGTTCTTCATCTATATCTTCCAAAGTATCATTTGCTTTGTAGATATTTCTTGCTAAAGATTCAGTACCACATAACTGCTGCAATTCATTATGTACTTTTGTCGCACTACTATtgttttcgatatcttcatttcTTTTTGTAAATGCATTATTTGTTAGTTTCTCAGTGTAACCTATATTATCAGGCTTAATATTCTTTGATAAGTAAGCTTCTTTATCATTAATATCTGTTACTTTATCCTTAATTGCATCAGTTGAAAAGCAATAAAAAAGTTTAGAACTTTTAGAAacgttttgaaaaatgaaatttctgatTTCAACGACATTGCAGGGTTTTAAGTGTAAAAGTGTATACAACCGTGAAGTCATCatgtttaatgataaaattacatggaatattatcttttaattgctaagaaataacaaaataaactTCCTTGCAATGCACATtggtacatacgtatgtatgtatgtacagttACAGGTAAAGTACATGGCACTGCAGCGACAACTGTGCCATCGTCTTTCACGGTAAATCGAAGAACTAAAAGGCACGTGTTCTGTtgcgagaaattttattagatctaaaaaataaaatcgatttagtatattttatttcacttcAATATGATTATTCAATTGTATTAAGATACGTACTTCGAGACtcatatttttgataatataataaataaaaattttcataagtaaaaaaataaatgttttagataaatattattaagttTGGCAATAACCAtctacaaataataaaaagttaatacataattttatttttagaagaatGAAGTGGCTTTTATATTCTTTTGGAAGCCaatcttttaataaaacttaaaaTGACCAAACTTTCCACTTTTCATTAGTGTTacgtatttaatttaaaaatatatatcgttgATCATCTTATTTAGTTTTTATTCGAATGGAATTTAAATTAAcactatttttgtttttttatataattcaaagtagaattttatttaaatatttaattgatcaattaaataaatatatcatacgtataaacatttaattaaaaacctGCTCGTCTTACATTTTGAttacatataaattttttataattttctccttCTGATTGCAATATATTAAGAAAGTAGTTATTAAGTTATTCGTAGAAGTAGTTAACGAAACTTACTATTTAATACAGTGTAATTGCTTTAGTGTTGCCGTAACTTTAATTTGCACTACATGTCTTAAAGTGTCGTTTAAGCTGAAGGAAATTAAAGGAGGTTTCGTTATTACCGTGTATTTGTATTGCATGCTGTTATCTAACGATGTAAATCATTACTTCACAATAATGagcaattacatatatatatatataagttctATGTACTACATGCATAATTTCATAAGTGTAAAACTTTCTACTTTTGAACACTTCAATTTATACAGGTACTTTCCCACtaaaaaattttataacgaTTTCTCCATCACATATCTTAAAATCTTCTTCCTAGGTTTTTGATTTCttttgtgtaactttataatggacaaattcataacgGAAAAAGGAGAAGTAattgaattttcgaataattatatCGCTTAATTTCGCGAGCTTTCAAATTCAACTGGCTTTACCGGTCGCCCGGTATCTGACTTTTTTCTGTGGAAATATTTGTAGGAATGTGTGTTAATAAACCTGAAACAATATAACAGGCAAAGAACAATATCCAGGAAGAAATTCAAGCCCTGGAACCCGAAACATTAACAGCTGTGATGCAGAACGTAGTGGAAAGAGCCCGCGTTTGCGATGCAGAAAACGGGGATCATTTACGCCACATTATTTTCCGTTtctgaattaaaaatatttccactTTGTGTATTttgttgcaaaaaaaaaaaataaataaaccaataaacgaaatttattaacaaataaaaaagttaTACAACTTTTGAACGGAAAACAGGACCTGCGTACAACCCTGTACGACTACACTTTTTTGCGTAAGAATTGAtgcttttttctttaaaaataaatacttactaaatatttacgtAGTACATTTTGTTAATTCCCTTCTGATAATGAACTTTGTCTACGAtcattataaatatcatattgTTGAGAATTTTTTTTGCAGATAATCGCAAACTCAAGACATCCGTGTTCAAAGCGGAACAACGAGGAACTAGATCAGAAAATGATTAAATTAGAAAGCGTCGCGATTCCTTTGCGGCTCCGGTGAATGCCTTTTTTATTCCAGCGGATGCTTTCATAATTCCTTCGTTGATGCTActctatgaaaattaattaacactATGTGTAGCAGCATGACGCTTCTATCGACGAATCTAGGTGTGGTGCTTTCAACTTGAATCGGTTCATGTAGTCTACTGTTTATGATTTCATATGCAAGTACGCTCCCGTTTACAAATATcgtaacgtcatatagaatacagcaatttatacaattatacatttatataaataattaatttagattAGCGAAGGGATTATACAAATAATTGAGATAGATTACCAAAGGATCAGTCAACTATTCTGTATTATATTGTTTGATTTTACTATAACAGAGAAGAATTTTTACAACATAGTTGTAGATTAAACTAATGAAATTggttattatttcaaatatatatgtatataaatatatatatatataaatatatttcatatatttccatATGAGATTCTTGTAAAATTGTATAACCACTGGCGATAAGAGCAAATTTTATGCTATAAGAGCAAAcagtttaatagaaaatttcgtactataatggtaaaatattttttaaccgATTCGAGCGCAAAAATACAAATACTTCGAAATGAAGAATACACGAATTACTCCATTTTCATAATCATCGATACAGATATTATCTCCACTTTACCCTTATTCCTTTCTCTCTGTTCTAACTCTTTATAAAACTATCTTACATGAAAATTCACATACTGTTTATAACAAGTCGCTAATGATTTTAcacttttatcttatttttctcAGTGTCCTAATACCTATCTATGAACAGTGTTTACGCATAATTCACAGATGAAATTATTGAGAATGGTCTAATATGTATTTTCGTCTATCgtaattattatctttttccaccgtatactctaacgatacaaaaattacaatattCCTGAATCGTAAACACACACATTTGCCGTGCGTTGGCCTAATGCTACCTTCTCCACACGTTATTCAATCAATTTACGGTCTGAATTAAAAATCAACGCGCCTAGTGTTTCTTTCAGTCTTCGTTAAGACTCCAGACCGATCAGTGATACCGTTTTTGCTTACGATTAATTTATTCGCGTACACGTTTTCCGCGTTAGACTTTCCTGCATCGATGTGTATCGGTGAAATTATCGTGATTCAGTGATCAAGAAGTCTTCAAACATTCAAGGATTTGACGATAAAGATCGTCGCAACGCGACAAAAATTCTTGTGCACCTTCAGAAGAACTTGTTGTTTGATTCGTTTGTTCAGAGTGCGACTGGTTTAAATTACGAAACGAAAATGGTCAATAAAAAGATGATCCCTTTGCCTTATCCTTTTTCCTTGGAAGAAGAATTGAAGAAGAATTCGGAACTAAAGATGTCGGATATCGAAATGTTGAGAGAGTGGTGTGATAAACAGCAACATTTACCTAAACCTTCCAATTTGCATCTCATTTTGTTTCTTCATAGTAATTATTATAGCATGGAGGCAGCTAAGAATACTATAGAGAATTTTTTTACTATTAGATCTCATGTTCCTGAATTTTTTGATAACAGAGATCCTTTGGGATCCAAAGAATTGCGGCAAGCTTTTAACGTTGTGTAAGTTTTAATCGATTGTTtgataatttctattattttgttgtttaatttgaaattttctccGTCAGTAATTAAACCTATTAACGTTACTGGTTTCTTGATTAGtagataatttgtaattaatctCTCTTCCTGCACTGTAGTTTCAGTTCTGAATTGCCTGGACTCTCGAAGCATGGTTACAAGATACTCTTCGGAAGATTAATGGATACTAATCCTTCACATTATTCTTTCGAAGATAGTAACAAGAATATCTTCATGGGATGCGATTTGATTGGTTTGAAAAATGGCACTTGCGATGGCTATATTTTTATCGCAGATACATCTAACGTGACTCTCGGCCACGTAGGGCGGATAAATCCTATGGGGATGAAAAAGCTAGTAATGTATGTTCAGGAAGCCATACCTGTTCGTATAAAGGgcatacattttattaatactcCTTCAGTGATGGATGTCATCCTGAATATGGCAAAACCATTTATGAAAAAGGAACTTTGGAACATGGTAAGGAATTTTATAACGAGATTCGGAGTTTTAGTTCCATCATTAATTAGttgtataacaatataaaaatgtttctttttcatgTTTATATACAGTACATGTATATAAACAGATGTATACTCcttttcaaatttcgaaatatattttattcgtgaAAAGTGATAAAAGGAATATGAATAATATGTTGAATGTTAAAACCAAATATTTTGACATTATTGGTATTCTAGTAACATCTATtgaattacaattttcattttgtgtttattgaataattaattatacaccAGTTAACGCGAATTTCCTGGTATTGTATGTATCGATTACATTACATTAGTTTCATGATTTTCGCTCACGTATTACGAGAACATCGTTGTGTCATTTgtaatttatgtattatatatgtctTTTTCGACGACGGCTTACATAAGAAATAATTACTTGTCTATGTTAGACTCTgcataaaatgataattttccGCTCTGTAGAGCAACAACGGTGATGCATTTCTCGATGCTAAAAGTGTTACGAAGTAGGTGCATTATATCGTTGCGTACGTGAAACGATATTTGCAATTACCATGTTAATCcttcaaaaattatttttcttcttatctaaaatatttcgtaatattatcaataatttttattgaaatgaatAATTTGCACCAGCGACTCACGGAAGTATTTGGACatagtgaaaataaaatttaagtgAAAACACAAAGCACGATtaccaaataaaaatatttgtttagaaattcctcgatatattttttaaagttaaatattattttacatttcaccagtttcctttttttttagataCATCTGCATTCGTCGTTAAAAACACTGGAAGAATACATCTCTCTCGATCTCTTACCGAATGAAATCGGTGGAAAAGCTGGATCGCTAGCTGAAATGCAGGAGGCGCGGATAAATGAAATCGACAGTAAACGAGAATGGTTCCTCGAAGAAATGAAATATGGCAAGGTGGATGAGTCGTTGCGTATTGGAAAAAGTAACATCGCCAATGATCTGTTTGGTGTTGAGGGCACATTCAAGAAGCTCGACATAGATTAAGACAGTATCGatctcatattttttatttaatgaacAATCTCCTCTCTGTATGCAACTTCGTGaacaatttttgatatttaaattcTGAGAAACCTATTTGTTACGCGTGTCTTGTAAAAAGTAATAAAGGTTTATTACTGTACACGCGTTGTGTTCATTTTGCTCAATAAATTGTtgtcttcttttcttcatttttctgttCGTAACAATCTCATTAACGGGAATTTTTGACGAAAATAGTATACAAATTTAAATGTATGCTAGTAATTAGCGCCAGTAGAATTCTTTAGTTCAACGATTAATTATACCGTTACGTACTAATTGCTACTTGTTAATATTTACAGCTTCATACATTTTTGGATAACAAGATATATTCTTGGTAATTTATCACAAGGGAATTTTCGAAATCATCTCCTTTCAATTCTTTATGAATCTCTtccatatataatttcataaataatttcaagaaaa from Bombus terrestris chromosome 11, iyBomTerr1.2, whole genome shotgun sequence includes the following:
- the LOC100646191 gene encoding endoplasmic reticulum-Golgi intermediate compartment protein 3 isoform X1 — translated: MQILRQLDVHPKVREEADILVRTFSGAVGKMFHLSNLKLTIISTIIMSILFLSEVNYYLTPTLSEELFVDTSRDSKLRINLDIIVPTISCDVLSIDAMDTTGEQHLQIEHNIFKRRLDLNGKPIEDPQRTDITDTKARSKTTEKTVESTTEKACGDCYGAAGDIIKCCNTCEDVREAYRLKNWAPPALGMIKQCKNDKSVEKIKTAFTQGCQIYGYMEVNRVGGSFHIAPGDSFSVNHVHVHDVKPYTSTQFNMTHKIRHLSFGLNIPGKTNPMDDTTVVAMEGAMMFYHYIKIVPTTYVRADGSTLLTNQFSVTRHARQVSLFSGESGMPGIFFNYELSPLMVKYTEKAKSFGHFATNACAIIGGVFTVAGLIDSLLYHSVRAIQKKIELGKYN
- the LOC100646191 gene encoding endoplasmic reticulum-Golgi intermediate compartment protein 3 isoform X2, with the translated sequence MQILRQLDVHPKVREEADILVRTFSGAVVTIISTIIMSILFLSEVNYYLTPTLSEELFVDTSRDSKLRINLDIIVPTISCDVLSIDAMDTTGEQHLQIEHNIFKRRLDLNGKPIEDPQRTDITDTKARSKTTEKTVESTTEKACGDCYGAAGDIIKCCNTCEDVREAYRLKNWAPPALGMIKQCKNDKSVEKIKTAFTQGCQIYGYMEVNRVGGSFHIAPGDSFSVNHVHVHDVKPYTSTQFNMTHKIRHLSFGLNIPGKTNPMDDTTVVAMEGAMMFYHYIKIVPTTYVRADGSTLLTNQFSVTRHARQVSLFSGESGMPGIFFNYELSPLMVKYTEKAKSFGHFATNACAIIGGVFTVAGLIDSLLYHSVRAIQKKIELGKYN
- the LOC100650895 gene encoding reactive oxygen species modulator 1, translating into MPAVPGMYQQAPSCWDRMKLGFMIGFCVGMASGVLFGGYSVVRYGLRGRELINNVGKAMIQGGGTFGTFMAIGSGIRC
- the LOC100648949 gene encoding transcription termination factor 3, mitochondrial, encoding MMTSRLYTLLHLKPCNVVEIRNFIFQNVSKSSKLFYCFSTDAIKDKVTDINDKEAYLSKNIKPDNIGYTEKLTNNAFTKRNEDIENNSSATKVHNELQQLCGTESLARNIYKANDTLEDIDEELPGPFDHCNKDLSDIGPNITATYNFAKFANHSHTIQQLVKLGVELYKLEANKEVLEMFLKLDFERDMKPYIQFLSDCGVKSENLGFFINRYPMVFKENLDDLHTRIRYLRARNFNIQMIQRIVNIHPSWLAFKTQEIDSRLGYFQNNFKMNGSQTRNLAVKCPKLITYDMKRIRKSTFAIKEEMGFNVPEIHLILLKAPRVLIRARTNVVQTFDYLHNYMELSHTIISQEAKALLCRKSRLERRHRFLVELKRNQYDPTKPLYVSLLNLVKGSDSEFCEKVAKASIQTYNDFLKTF
- the LOC100649890 gene encoding alpha-tocopherol transfer protein-like, producing MVNKKMIPLPYPFSLEEELKKNSELKMSDIEMLREWCDKQQHLPKPSNLHLILFLHSNYYSMEAAKNTIENFFTIRSHVPEFFDNRDPLGSKELRQAFNVVFSSELPGLSKHGYKILFGRLMDTNPSHYSFEDSNKNIFMGCDLIGLKNGTCDGYIFIADTSNVTLGHVGRINPMGMKKLVMYVQEAIPVRIKGIHFINTPSVMDVILNMAKPFMKKELWNMIHLHSSLKTLEEYISLDLLPNEIGGKAGSLAEMQEARINEIDSKREWFLEEMKYGKVDESLRIGKSNIANDLFGVEGTFKKLDID